One genomic window of Misgurnus anguillicaudatus chromosome 12, ASM2758022v2, whole genome shotgun sequence includes the following:
- the LOC129447022 gene encoding C-type lectin domain family 4 member M translates to MSDHIEIQATDKEREMINEGEDDFRTNSNTNRRQPLRCKGRECVRMRRYRTATVCLVLLCVLLLTAVIVLYMKFTKETNLLESATVKPCDRLIEQNQPKWIKHKLSSYYISSEWRNWNESRQDCLQRGADLMIINDNEEQDFITQVTSGNLVWIGLSFRTEEMLWKWVDGTNITSEFWRIGEPDKSDEECVVSNYGWADYSCNLTFVWICEKRLEI, encoded by the exons ATGTCTGATCATATTGAGATTCAGGCAacagacaaagagagagagatgatcAATGAAGGCGAAGATGACTTCAGGACAAACTCCAATACAAACAGACGACAACCACTTCGATGTAAAGGACGTGAGTGTGTGAGGATGAGAAGATACAGAACAGCTACAGTGTGTTTGGTGCTGCTGTGTGTTCTTCTACTGACTGCAGTCATAGTGCTGTATATGAAGTTCACAAAGGAAACAAACCTGTTGGAGTCTGCGACAGTGAAACCGTGCGACAGGCTTATTGAACAGA ATCAGCCTAAATGGATAAAACACAAGCTCAGTTCTTACTACATTTCATCTGAGTGGAGAAACTGGAACGAGAGCAGACAAGACTGTTTACAGAGAGGAGCAGATCTTATGATCATAAACGACAATGAGGAACAA GACTTTATTACACAAGTTACCAGTGGAAACCTCGTTTGGATTGGACTTTCCTTTCGTACAGAGGAAATGTTGTGGAAATGGGTTGATGGCACCAATATAACCTCTGA GTTTTGGAGAATTGGGGAACCTGATAAATCAGATGAGGAATGTGTTGTATCAAACTATGGCTGGGCCGATTATTCATGTAATTTAACTTTTGTGTGGATTTGTGAGAAGCGTTTggaaatttaa